A portion of the Lolium rigidum isolate FL_2022 chromosome 1, APGP_CSIRO_Lrig_0.1, whole genome shotgun sequence genome contains these proteins:
- the LOC124679199 gene encoding uncharacterized protein LOC124679199 — protein sequence MDPSRPLLGRGGFLPSSAHAVAAIALIAFLLLTLLRLPLSLSISIYTPPPPLAVADHHQDQEDQEQQDDSSSCDLSSPLDCADPRLFHLMMRSAIDAFPAVHFARFGRPVPGDPPSTSCDMAWRARSNSSASTASPTATTKDYRRFAIARDPRTCTYSVLSIGDYHSGPNARKPRPGVTNATTAVPPPPPLSRSQFAAAAYLSYHGGGDRCKPMPHYMRSLLCALAEARFLNRTLVLDLTLCLAASYTAAGMPEEGKRLAFYIDVDHLRSSVAGIVEERRFWEDWDRWGAQGQLGLRLIENTRVPPTKFSKAKDTLVVRKFGDVEPGNYWYRVCEGEAERVLSPPHHDIRLAPSLTSIVDAIISSMQPDFDSVHADANADDLRQKIEESVDAGRQVYLAGEGINMVLVEALKAKYSNLHCLDDFQGLWRKDSKWFVEMKRLNGGVPVEFDGYMRELVDREVFLKGKKMVEVHR from the coding sequence atggacCCGAGCCGGCCGCTCCTTGGGCGCGGCGGCTTCCTCCCCTCCTccgcccacgccgtcgccgccatcgctcTCATTGCCTTCCTCCTCCTCACCCTGCTCCGCCTCCCCCTCAGCCTCTCCATCTCCATCTACACCCCTCCTCCcccactcgccgtcgccgaccacCACCAGGACCAGGAGGACCAAGAGCAgcaggacgacagctcctcctgCGACCTCTCCTCCCCGCTCGACTGCGCCGACCCGCGCCTCTTCCACCTCATGATGCGCAGCGCCATCGACGCCTTCCCCGCCGTCCATTTCGCCCGCTTCGGCCGCCCCGTCCCCGGCGACCCGCCCTCCACCTCCTGCGACATGGCCTGGCGCGCCCGCTCCaactcctccgcctccaccgcctcccccaccgccaccaccaagGACTACCGCCGCTTCGCCATCGCGCGGGACCCCCGCACCTGCACCTACTCCGTCCTCTCCATCGGCGACTACCACTCCGGCCCCAACGCCCGCAAGCCCCGCCCGGGCGTCACAAACGCCACCACCGCcgtgccgcccccgcccccgctctCGCGCTCCcagttcgccgccgccgcctacctcTCCTaccacggcggcggcgaccgctgcAAGCCCATGCCGCACTACATGCGCAGCCTCCTCTGCGCCCTCGCCGAGGCCCGCTTCCTCAACCGCACcctcgtcctcgacctcaccCTCTGCCTCGCCGCGTCCTACACCGCCGCCGGCATGCCCGAGGAGGGCAAGCGCCTCGCCTTCTACATCGACGTCGACCACCTCCGGTCGTCCGTGGCCGGCATCGTCGAGGAAAGGCGGTTCTGGGAGGACTGGGACAGGTGGGGAGCGCAGGGccagctcggcctccgcctcatcgagaacaccaggGTTCCCCCCACCAAGTTCTCCAAGGCCAAGGACACCCTTGTCGTCAGGAAATTCGGGGACGTCGAGCCGGGGAACTACTGGTATCGTGTGTGTGAGGGCGAGGCGGAGCGCGTGCTCTCCCCGCCACACCATGACATACGCCTGGCACCAAGTCTGACGAGCATTGTCGATGCTATCATCTCAAGCATGCAGCCGGACTTCGATTCAgtccatgctgatgccaatgctgaTGACCTCAGGCAGAAAATCGAGGAGAGTGTTGATGCGGGGCGGCAGGTGTATCTTGCGGGAGAGGGGATCAACATGGTCCTGGTGGAGGCGCTCAAGGCAAAATACAGCAACTTGCATTGCCTGGATGATTTCCAGGGCCTCTGGAGGAAAGACAGCAAGTGGTTCGTGGAGATGAAGAGGCTCAATGGTGGAGTCCCCGTGGAGTTCGATGGCTACATGCGCGAGCTGGTGGACAGGGAGGTCTtcctcaagggcaagaaaatggtCGAGGTGCACCGCTGA